A region from the Lolium perenne isolate Kyuss_39 chromosome 4, Kyuss_2.0, whole genome shotgun sequence genome encodes:
- the LOC127293365 gene encoding protein SOSEKI 3, translating into MESRGRRPRSPERQRPAPRKVPVVYYLTRSRHLEHPHFVEVPASSSTEGLYLRDVINHLNMVRGKGMASMYSWSCKRSYKNGFVWHDLAEDDLVLPATDGEYVLKGSELLDQPSSGQFYHGSNGNQKQQSRLKEGTRLPLSREASFSSSPPSVTVREAKPRRAPSVPSPDEDGSPSPCRGNSSENMSPESEPQRTVMSRASPVTPAEFRVYKPTGSMDAATQTDDLGRRSARKVPEMHKKSLSTDHDSVVREVTEYRNQSYPRRSAELQGISRDVMSQCPTPLSIASTHGKSESLESLIRADNAATNSFRIPEEDDIVVPTCPKLRPANVLMQLITCGSLSVKDHDNIGLVGAYKPRFPNLKFPSPLISRSMMMGELDYLSENPRFIGTRFEDKEYFSGSIIETKTQRDVPAEKHSVLKRSSSYNAERGSDTLCDCARPDEEDTVSRSRCLPLTPILSSFLHPKNEVQNSPISDCRRSSSAGPDSSLASGDGGSKRFTDASVAPATARIDSFRKENKEKLVKIEES; encoded by the exons ATGGAGAGCCGAGGGAGGCGGCCGCGGAGCCCGGAGCGGCAGAGGCCGGCGCCCAGGAAGGTGCCCGTGGTCTACTACCTCACGCGGAGCCGCCACCTCGAGCACCCGCACTTCGTCGAGGTgccggcctcctcctcgacgGAGGGGCTCTACCTCAGAG ATGTGATCAACCACCTCAACATGGTGCGCGGCAAGGGCATGGCCTCCATGTACTCGTGGTCTTGCAAGAG GAGCTACAAGAACGGGTTCGTGTGGCACGACCTCGCGGAGGATGACCTCGTCCTCCCGGCCACCGACGGCGAGTATGTGCTCAAGGGCTCCGAGCTCCTGGACCAACCTTCTTCAG GTCAGTTTTACCATGGTAGTAATGGCAACCAGAAGCAGCAGAGCAGGCTGAAAGAGGGTACAAGGTTGCCATTGTCAAGGGAGGCTTCATTTTCCTCCTCCCCTCCTAGCGTGACAGTTAGAGAAGCCAAGCCACGGCGTGCGCCTTCAGTGCCCTCGCCGGACGAGGACGGCTCCCCCTCGCCATGCCGGGGCAACTCCTCGGAGAACATGTCCCCTGAGTCCGAGCCTCAGAGGACTGTCATGTCAAGGGCTAGCCCCGTCACTCCGGCAGAATTCAGGGTTTACAAGCCCACCGGCTCGATGGATGCCGCAACTCAAACCGATGACCTTGGGAGAAGATCGGCTCGGAAGGTACCTGAGATGCATAAGAAGAGCCTGAGCACTGATCACGACTCGGTGGTTCGTGAAGTTACCGAGTACCGGAACCAGAGCTATCCACGCCGATCAGCAGAGCTCCAGGGGATTTCCAGGGATGTCATGTCCCAGTGTCCTACTCCACTgagcatagcttccacccatggAAAGTCCGAGAGTCTAGAGTCGTTGATACGAGCTGACAACGCTGCGACAAATAGCTTCAGAATTCCTGAAGAGGATGACATTGTTGTGCCAACCTGCCCGAAGCTGAGGCCAGCGAATGTACTGATGCAGCTCATCACTTGTGGTTCACTTTCAGTGAAAGATCATGACAATATTGGACTTGTGGGGGCTTACAAGCCAAGGTTCCCGAACCTGAAGTTCCCCTCGCCGTTAATTTCTCGCTCCATGATGATGGGTGAGCTTGATTACCTATCAGAGAATCCCAGATTCATAGGGACGCGATTTGAAGATAAGGAGTATTTTAGCGGGAGCATTATTGAGACTAAGACGCAGAGAGACGTTCCCGCTGAGAAGCACTCAGTCCTTAAGCGGTCTTCTTCCTACAACGCAGAAAG GGGCAGTGACACCCTCTGTGACTGCGCAAGACCTGATGAAGAAGATACTGTATCGCGCTCAAGGTGCCTACCGCTGACGCCGATACTGTCGTCTTTCCTGCACCCGAAGAACGAGGTGCAGAATTCCCCGATCTCAGACTGCCGGAGGAGCTCCTCGGCCGGACCAGACTCCAGCTTGGCCTCTGGGGACGGCGGAAGCAAGAGGTTCACCGACGCCTCGGTTGCACCGGCAACAGCGAGGATAGACTCCTTCAGGAAGGAGAATAAGGAGAAGCTCGTCAAGATTGAAGAAAGTTAA